A window of the Mauremys reevesii isolate NIE-2019 linkage group 26, ASM1616193v1, whole genome shotgun sequence genome harbors these coding sequences:
- the LOC120391806 gene encoding uncharacterized protein LOC120391806 isoform X2, producing the protein MQQQTELMAPQASPEEGELPQELPAAQTDSESSLARFFHHIAPLGLFSSLARLLHKLSAWGGPSVPVENIGSLDDRAPSLDRPVRHAKKRLGRLAHLLFAIIPARFQRALGYLPADCMGQSGIPEEIQKSPVKPSGKGSKRKQDDVALEEQQSWVEILQQELPEEDEAEDSTYEPTRSETDSEEYRSQNDTETDLELEEKDGVLVLKESPSLQESAEHMLAAASSNTLEQQAAAGGGGGDMQEQQAAAGSGGGDMQEQQAAAGGGDWDEVIG; encoded by the exons ATGCAGCAGCAAACTGAGCTCATGGCCCCACAGGCCAGCCCAGAGGAAGGAGAGCTCCCCCAG GAGTTGCCAgctgcccagacagactctgaaTCCTCCCTGGCCAGGTTCTTCCACCACATTGCTCCGCTGGGGCTCTTCAGTTCTCTG GCCCGGCTCCTCCACAAGCTCTCGGCCTGGGGCGGCCCGTCTGTCCCTGTGGAGAACATTGGCAGCCTGGACGATCGCGCCCCTTCCCTGGACAGGCCTGTGCGGCACGCCAAGAAGCGTCTCGGCAGACTGGCGCACCTCCTGTTCGCCATCATCCCCGCCAGGTTCCAGCGTGCCCTCGGCTACCTGCCGGCAGACTGCATGGGTCAGAGCGGGATCCCTGAGG AGATCCAGAAAAGTCCAGTCAAGCCTTCAGGCAAAGGGAGCAAAAGGAAACAAGATGATGTTGCTCTGGAGGAGCAGCAGTCCTGGGTGGAgatcttgcagcaagagctgccgGAGGAGGACGAGGCCGAAGACTCTACCTATGAG CCAACGCGATCAGAGACGGACTCCGAGGAATACAGGTCCCAGAATGACACAGAGACCGACCTGGAGTTGGAAGAGAAAGATGGGGTCCTGGTGCTGAAGGAATCGCCGAGTCTGCAG GAGTCTGCCGAGCACATGCTGGCTGCAGCAAGCAGCAATACCCtggagcagcaggctgcagcgggcggcggcggcggggacatgcaggagcagcaggctgcagcGGGCAGCGGCGGCGGGGACATGCaggagcagcaggctgcagcGGGCGGCGGTGACTGGGATGAAGTGATTG GATAA
- the LOC120391806 gene encoding uncharacterized protein LOC120391806 isoform X1, producing MQQQTELMAPQASPEEGELPQELPAAQTDSESSLARFFHHIAPLGLFSSLARLLHKLSAWGGPSVPVENIGSLDDRAPSLDRPVRHAKKRLGRLAHLLFAIIPARFQRALGYLPADCMGQSGIPEEIQKSPVKPSGKGSKRKQDDVALEEQQSWVEILQQELPEEDEAEDSTYEPTRSETDSEEYRSQNDTETDLELEEKDGVLVLKESPSLQESAEHMLAAASSNTLEQQAAAGGGGGDMQEQQAAAGSGGGDMQEQQAAAGGGDWDEVIGEGVSPLHTG from the exons ATGCAGCAGCAAACTGAGCTCATGGCCCCACAGGCCAGCCCAGAGGAAGGAGAGCTCCCCCAG GAGTTGCCAgctgcccagacagactctgaaTCCTCCCTGGCCAGGTTCTTCCACCACATTGCTCCGCTGGGGCTCTTCAGTTCTCTG GCCCGGCTCCTCCACAAGCTCTCGGCCTGGGGCGGCCCGTCTGTCCCTGTGGAGAACATTGGCAGCCTGGACGATCGCGCCCCTTCCCTGGACAGGCCTGTGCGGCACGCCAAGAAGCGTCTCGGCAGACTGGCGCACCTCCTGTTCGCCATCATCCCCGCCAGGTTCCAGCGTGCCCTCGGCTACCTGCCGGCAGACTGCATGGGTCAGAGCGGGATCCCTGAGG AGATCCAGAAAAGTCCAGTCAAGCCTTCAGGCAAAGGGAGCAAAAGGAAACAAGATGATGTTGCTCTGGAGGAGCAGCAGTCCTGGGTGGAgatcttgcagcaagagctgccgGAGGAGGACGAGGCCGAAGACTCTACCTATGAG CCAACGCGATCAGAGACGGACTCCGAGGAATACAGGTCCCAGAATGACACAGAGACCGACCTGGAGTTGGAAGAGAAAGATGGGGTCCTGGTGCTGAAGGAATCGCCGAGTCTGCAG GAGTCTGCCGAGCACATGCTGGCTGCAGCAAGCAGCAATACCCtggagcagcaggctgcagcgggcggcggcggcggggacatgcaggagcagcaggctgcagcGGGCAGCGGCGGCGGGGACATGCaggagcagcaggctgcagcGGGCGGCGGTGACTGGGATGAAGTGATTGGTGAGGGTgtctctcccctgcacacag GATAA